A window of Desulfopila inferna contains these coding sequences:
- the tpx gene encoding thiol peroxidase: MTTITLKGNAIETIGELPTIGGKVPDFTLAATDLSDRSLADFTGKRIIFNIFPSLDTPVCAASVRKFNSEASALDNTAVLCISADLPFAHNRFCEAEGLDKVTALSTFRSPRFGEDYGVKITTGPLAGLLSRAVVVTDAEGVVKYTEQVPEIAQDPDFDAALAVLK; the protein is encoded by the coding sequence ATGACCACTATTACACTGAAAGGCAACGCCATAGAAACAATCGGGGAACTTCCGACAATCGGTGGAAAAGTTCCCGATTTCACCCTGGCTGCAACTGATTTATCGGACCGCAGCCTTGCAGATTTTACCGGCAAAAGGATAATTTTCAATATCTTTCCAAGTCTGGATACTCCGGTATGTGCCGCCTCTGTAAGAAAATTCAACAGTGAGGCTTCTGCTCTGGATAATACCGCTGTTCTGTGCATATCTGCAGATCTGCCCTTTGCCCATAATCGGTTTTGCGAGGCGGAAGGGCTTGATAAGGTAACAGCCCTCTCCACCTTTCGTTCGCCTCGGTTCGGTGAGGATTATGGTGTAAAAATCACCACAGGCCCCCTGGCAGGTCTTCTTTCCAGGGCAGTTGTGGTGACCGATGCCGAGGGAGTTGTCAAATATACCGAACAGGTTCCCGAAATAGCACAGGATCCTGATTTCGATGCCGCACTGGCAGTGTTAAAATAA
- a CDS encoding sensor histidine kinase, whose amino-acid sequence MSSDHNRSGRHFAAGYLSLFCFLSLVFLLSLAVVLLLVRKELQEYCRDDVSGRLEKYLQQRSIDPLILTARGEGGTVLHGLNFVRLISENQQFFYSDSPDLKVDFEGLVNLDPLRSAQWISLRDTSRKGQWTVQSISLGNGFMVQAGRKHPDIVDLYSDLLRTVFIMAVLSLVMAGVLTAISRRKSLVPLRRAEDYLRKITEKNEEPRQDYDDDAAAGLYQLFDGLTSRNRRLIQEMQESLDNVAHDLRTPMTRLRSVAEYGLQQNSPEKLAEALSDCLEESERVLSMLGIMMSVAEAESGTMRLSREPVQLYSTISDVFSLYEYVADEKNIELQMNIDPQIIIQVDRMRITQVWANIVDNAIKYGRKGGYVRISMRTGEGGVTVIFEDNGMGISENEQERIWERLFRGDRSRSRPGLGLGLNYVRAVVEAHGGRVAVTSTLEVGTSFEILLPLS is encoded by the coding sequence ATGTCCTCAGACCACAATAGGTCCGGCCGTCATTTTGCCGCCGGCTATCTTTCTCTTTTCTGTTTTCTTTCCCTGGTCTTTCTGCTTTCTCTTGCGGTCGTGCTGCTTCTGGTCAGAAAAGAACTACAGGAATATTGCCGTGATGATGTAAGCGGCCGGCTGGAAAAATATCTGCAGCAGCGCTCAATTGATCCTTTGATTCTTACCGCGAGGGGTGAAGGGGGCACAGTCCTTCACGGTCTGAATTTCGTCAGATTGATCAGTGAAAACCAGCAGTTTTTTTATTCCGACAGCCCGGATTTAAAGGTGGATTTTGAAGGCCTCGTCAACCTTGATCCCCTGCGCTCGGCACAGTGGATATCCTTACGAGATACCTCCCGAAAGGGGCAGTGGACGGTGCAGTCCATCAGTCTCGGCAACGGTTTTATGGTCCAGGCCGGAAGAAAACACCCAGACATCGTTGATCTTTATTCCGATTTGCTGAGAACAGTTTTCATCATGGCCGTCTTGTCTCTGGTGATGGCAGGTGTTCTGACCGCCATCAGCCGCAGGAAAAGTCTCGTGCCTCTGCGCAGGGCGGAGGACTACTTGAGAAAAATCACCGAGAAGAATGAAGAACCGCGGCAAGACTATGACGATGATGCAGCTGCCGGGCTGTATCAGCTGTTTGATGGCCTGACTAGCAGAAACAGGCGGCTGATCCAGGAAATGCAGGAATCGCTCGATAATGTGGCCCATGACTTGAGGACTCCCATGACCAGACTGCGTTCCGTCGCCGAGTACGGCCTGCAGCAGAATTCTCCGGAAAAGCTTGCCGAAGCCCTCTCCGACTGCCTGGAAGAGTCGGAACGGGTGCTGTCGATGCTCGGCATCATGATGAGTGTTGCCGAAGCTGAATCCGGAACAATGCGACTCAGCAGGGAACCAGTGCAGCTCTACTCGACAATTTCCGATGTATTCAGCCTTTACGAATATGTGGCGGATGAAAAGAATATCGAACTGCAGATGAATATTGATCCGCAGATTATCATACAAGTCGATAGGATGCGAATAACTCAGGTTTGGGCCAATATAGTCGACAATGCCATAAAATACGGCAGAAAAGGGGGATACGTCAGAATCTCGATGCGAACTGGAGAGGGTGGCGTAACCGTCATTTTCGAAGATAACGGCATGGGCATTTCAGAGAACGAACAGGAACGCATCTGGGAGAGGCTGTTTCGCGGAGATAGGAGTCGGAGCCGACCCGGGCTGGGGCTGGGCCTGAATTATGTACGGGCGGTGGTTGAGGCGCATGGAGGCCGGGTTGCCGTAACCAGCACATTGGAGGTGGGTACCTCCTTTGAAATACTGCTTCCTCTTTCTTGA
- a CDS encoding serine protein kinase PrkA, whose protein sequence is MPNVSQALKNIQQSESEWKQHPTLSFSEFLEELSLHPERVIRNIYQYYADMFHTYVTADQDEYHDDPESINYVNYDSSRLFVENSDRPFFADRLFANRLARHVESLSVGAQQNKIYIFEGPHGSGKSTFLNNLLRKFEEYSRTSEGKRYETVWRLKRDHLFGGMHSFNNLTDRLAWYLENEGKEDLAEEMRKACKNGDELLGDHIEIACPSHDNPILHIPKNARRRFFDDLLENEEFKWKLFTEKKYEWVFLDTPCTVCMSLYQSLMRLHNDPRKVLDMVYARPYIKNRRVGEGISVYNPGDKPLSEAVLRNEMVQRSLDILLSDSDRVDYIYSSYAKTNDGIYALMDIKSHNTERLMELHNIISDGVHKVENTEEYVNSLLLALMNPEDKMMLKDLQAFSDRIEYINVPYILDLKTEVEIYRNTFGKHIDESFLPRVLHNFARVIIATRLHTKSEAMLDWIGDPGKYDTYCDQNLQLLKMEIYTGHIPKWLSEEDLKSFTAKRRQKIIAESERDGWKGLSGRDSLKMFNEFYADYFSEDKLIDMSMLVKFFKKYCKQDKNILPPGFLDSVQKMYNYGILQEVKESLYYYNEAQISRSIQNYMFAVNFEPGTIETCRFTGDKIEVTDEFFQRIESKLLSQRSNAKAFRADVQKKYTSVTLPQEILRDNLDITKTSLFKQLHSKYIHNLKEKVLEPFLKNENFRMAVKDFGSESFKTYDKKIRYDVTYMIENLQKKFQYSHQGAKEICIYVIDNNLASFFSRQRDL, encoded by the coding sequence ATGCCGAATGTATCACAAGCGCTTAAAAATATACAACAGAGTGAAAGCGAATGGAAACAGCACCCGACACTTTCCTTCAGCGAATTCCTCGAAGAGTTGAGTCTTCATCCGGAAAGGGTCATCCGCAATATCTATCAATACTATGCCGACATGTTCCATACCTATGTCACCGCGGATCAGGACGAATACCATGATGATCCCGAGTCGATAAACTATGTCAATTATGACAGCAGCCGGCTCTTTGTCGAGAATTCAGACCGTCCTTTTTTTGCCGACAGGCTTTTTGCCAACCGTTTGGCCAGGCATGTGGAATCCCTCTCGGTGGGCGCCCAGCAGAATAAGATTTACATTTTCGAAGGTCCTCATGGCAGCGGCAAATCGACTTTTCTCAATAATCTTCTGCGAAAATTTGAAGAATATTCGCGGACCAGTGAAGGTAAGCGTTATGAGACGGTATGGCGGCTCAAGCGCGATCATCTTTTTGGCGGCATGCACTCTTTCAATAATCTGACCGACAGATTGGCCTGGTATCTTGAAAATGAGGGCAAGGAGGATCTTGCAGAGGAAATGCGCAAAGCCTGTAAGAACGGGGATGAACTGCTCGGCGATCATATCGAGATTGCCTGCCCCAGCCATGATAATCCGATCCTCCATATACCGAAAAACGCCCGTCGCCGGTTCTTTGACGATCTGCTTGAAAATGAAGAGTTTAAATGGAAGCTCTTCACCGAAAAAAAGTATGAATGGGTTTTTCTCGATACTCCCTGCACCGTCTGTATGTCGCTCTATCAATCCCTGATGCGTTTACATAATGATCCACGCAAGGTGCTGGATATGGTGTATGCCCGGCCATATATAAAAAACAGACGGGTGGGAGAGGGCATTTCGGTTTACAACCCGGGTGACAAGCCGTTGAGCGAAGCCGTACTTCGCAACGAGATGGTGCAGCGCAGTCTGGATATCCTTCTCAGTGATTCTGACCGGGTTGATTATATTTATTCGAGCTATGCCAAAACCAACGATGGAATCTATGCCTTGATGGATATTAAATCCCATAATACCGAGCGGCTCATGGAACTGCACAACATAATCAGCGACGGGGTGCACAAGGTCGAGAATACAGAAGAATACGTTAACTCACTCCTGTTGGCGCTGATGAATCCCGAGGATAAGATGATGCTCAAGGATCTGCAGGCCTTCTCGGACAGGATCGAATATATTAATGTTCCCTACATTCTTGATCTGAAAACGGAAGTGGAGATATACCGTAATACTTTCGGCAAACATATAGATGAGAGTTTTCTGCCCAGAGTTCTACATAATTTCGCCAGGGTTATTATTGCCACCCGTCTCCACACAAAGTCCGAAGCAATGCTTGACTGGATTGGTGATCCGGGGAAATACGACACCTATTGCGATCAGAATCTGCAACTCCTTAAAATGGAAATCTATACCGGCCATATTCCCAAATGGCTGTCGGAGGAGGATTTAAAGAGCTTTACCGCCAAGAGACGGCAGAAGATAATTGCCGAATCCGAAAGAGACGGTTGGAAAGGTTTGTCCGGCCGGGATTCCCTGAAGATGTTTAATGAATTTTATGCGGACTATTTTTCAGAAGACAAGCTTATTGATATGTCCATGCTCGTGAAGTTTTTTAAGAAATACTGCAAGCAGGACAAGAACATCCTGCCTCCGGGTTTTCTCGACTCAGTGCAGAAGATGTATAACTACGGAATATTGCAGGAAGTTAAGGAGTCTTTGTATTATTATAACGAGGCGCAGATCTCCCGCAGTATACAGAATTATATGTTTGCCGTGAATTTCGAACCCGGCACTATCGAAACCTGCAGGTTTACCGGTGATAAAATTGAAGTCACTGATGAGTTTTTTCAGCGCATCGAATCAAAACTGCTTAGTCAAAGAAGTAATGCCAAAGCGTTTAGGGCCGATGTTCAGAAAAAATATACCTCGGTGACTCTCCCCCAGGAAATTCTCAGGGATAATCTTGATATTACCAAGACCAGTCTTTTCAAGCAACTGCACAGCAAATATATTCATAATCTAAAGGAAAAGGTCCTTGAGCCTTTTTTGAAAAATGAAAATTTCCGTATGGCCGTCAAGGATTTCGGCAGCGAGTCATTTAAGACTTACGATAAAAAAATCCGCTATGATGTTACCTATATGATTGAGAATCTGCAAAAAAAATTCCAATATTCCCACCAGGGGGCAAAAGAAATCTGCATATATGTCATTGACAACAATCTGGCGAGTTTCTTCTCGAGACAAAGAGACTTGTAA
- a CDS encoding serine protein kinase PrkA, with protein sequence MPSPKNITLHQHITAVKKGERVFENAFQSVSRMILQGKIDKVLVNGKTTFDFTVFREGKKHIIGMYDEINSFVSFVKDAAEGGSSKEMAFVLVGEPGNGKTFLVEYICWLYRKFLTHPQNRKYTFRYNGVDEIGSYGHIKYIDSQTYEDPMVLAMNLHETVEESQNYLARRYRLTDHQLESWFGNYRPLGACSSYIWNDIRNHNDGNLDDMLKHIEIIPVPLTESLGTVTGKYPAKDKITSSAVDLLGEESIQRLLHITDTNNPYRFDLRRGALARVAGGGIHFSDEIYKNKKDLVQVYLGIIQNRSIEIDGYKWPIDTLIIATSNNSEFNRFLAEKEEAPIVDRCRICYVAHNTNYKLQHDLTAYAIGNEAKSTLTGDAMHQDPNLNYAASIAVVLSRLPRSEKLTTIETMKLASGEVAGEKSIKTLSEVIDTLNQDPDITKRFGQKGLGQRNLGRSIQLLLESSETNEGSCMFAYDIFRCLERVVLDYVSESHDRAKFLDDLKIAKGLYRERIMTEMFNAYMDEPLAIRKDVMHYVNMIIGIDAENLGPDKMWKYKNPQTGELQALKIDERYIDSVEDRLGLKTKEQKETFRTSIRKIYGQKISVDPNYDFMDNLELVKAVTDVRLKSDIAGAGSLIGALANRTNEENQKLYDRMVDTMLNKLNYCQTCAQKTIEYFCTQEDEN encoded by the coding sequence ATGCCATCACCAAAAAATATAACGCTTCATCAGCATATAACCGCTGTTAAAAAAGGGGAAAGAGTTTTTGAAAATGCTTTTCAGAGTGTTTCCCGGATGATTCTTCAGGGCAAGATAGACAAGGTGCTGGTCAACGGTAAGACCACCTTCGATTTTACAGTTTTCAGAGAGGGAAAAAAGCATATCATCGGCATGTATGATGAAATCAATTCCTTTGTCTCCTTCGTAAAAGATGCCGCGGAAGGCGGATCATCAAAAGAAATGGCATTCGTGCTGGTCGGTGAACCTGGCAATGGCAAGACCTTTCTGGTGGAATATATCTGCTGGCTGTATAGGAAATTCCTCACTCATCCGCAAAACAGAAAATATACTTTCAGATACAATGGGGTGGATGAAATAGGCAGTTATGGCCATATAAAATATATCGATTCCCAGACCTATGAAGACCCGATGGTTCTGGCAATGAATCTCCACGAAACCGTCGAGGAATCTCAGAATTATCTGGCCAGGCGCTATCGCTTGACCGACCATCAGCTGGAAAGCTGGTTTGGTAACTATCGGCCCCTGGGGGCATGTTCATCCTATATCTGGAATGACATCCGTAATCATAACGACGGCAACCTCGATGACATGCTCAAGCATATCGAGATTATTCCGGTCCCGCTTACCGAGAGCCTGGGGACGGTGACCGGAAAATATCCGGCCAAGGATAAGATCACTTCCTCGGCTGTTGATCTTCTCGGTGAGGAATCAATCCAGAGGCTGCTGCATATAACCGATACCAACAACCCCTATCGTTTCGACCTGCGTCGCGGGGCTCTGGCCCGGGTGGCCGGGGGCGGCATCCATTTCAGCGACGAGATCTACAAGAACAAAAAGGATCTGGTCCAGGTATATCTGGGCATTATCCAGAACAGGTCTATCGAAATCGACGGATACAAATGGCCGATCGACACCCTGATCATCGCAACCAGCAATAACTCGGAATTCAACCGCTTTCTCGCCGAGAAGGAGGAGGCGCCTATCGTTGACCGCTGCCGCATCTGCTATGTGGCCCATAATACCAACTACAAGCTGCAGCATGATTTGACCGCCTATGCAATTGGCAACGAGGCCAAATCCACACTTACCGGGGATGCGATGCACCAGGATCCGAATCTGAATTATGCCGCATCCATTGCCGTGGTACTGAGCCGTCTGCCGCGCAGTGAAAAGCTGACCACCATCGAGACCATGAAACTCGCCTCCGGCGAGGTTGCCGGAGAAAAGAGCATCAAGACGCTGTCAGAGGTAATCGACACCCTTAATCAGGATCCGGATATTACCAAGCGCTTCGGCCAGAAAGGGCTGGGGCAGAGAAATCTTGGCCGGTCCATCCAGCTGCTTCTTGAAAGCTCGGAAACCAATGAGGGCAGCTGCATGTTTGCCTATGATATCTTCCGTTGCCTGGAGAGGGTGGTTCTCGATTATGTTTCCGAGTCACATGACAGAGCCAAATTTCTCGATGATCTGAAAATTGCCAAGGGGTTGTACCGGGAACGGATCATGACCGAGATGTTCAACGCCTATATGGATGAGCCGCTGGCAATCCGCAAGGATGTGATGCATTATGTCAATATGATCATAGGTATTGATGCCGAGAATCTCGGACCCGACAAAATGTGGAAATACAAAAATCCTCAGACCGGTGAGCTGCAGGCATTGAAAATCGATGAGAGGTATATCGACTCGGTGGAGGACAGGCTTGGTTTGAAGACCAAGGAGCAGAAAGAGACCTTCAGGACCTCGATCCGTAAGATTTACGGACAGAAAATCTCCGTTGATCCGAATTACGATTTCATGGACAACCTTGAACTGGTGAAGGCGGTGACCGATGTTCGCCTCAAATCGGATATCGCCGGAGCCGGCAGCCTTATCGGCGCCCTGGCCAATCGAACCAATGAAGAGAACCAGAAGCTGTACGACAGGATGGTCGACACCATGCTCAACAAGCTCAACTACTGCCAGACCTGTGCTCAGAAAACTATCGAATATTTCTGTACGCAGGAGGATGAAAACTGA
- a CDS encoding SpoVR family protein: MELISQHAKKIMEGCKERARGKGLSFQDESLEYIVTNRDLLELSPKNMIPTLYDYWVQDVEVLKGKGRYELYPGNPYETVINTRPAISFYNDNNPDWLNVMIFYHVIGHIDFFQNNLYFRHTWDYDFVSRALSDKRMIAKLRSEKGRWVDYIIEFARALDNLVGFHKELARFSGPKKGTKLKRLDFYFDIFLQRQKKVSVTSYVKEIERYNSLVKENPQEAENQFIESVQTKFAEFESLYSQYRKDKKTGGHQDIFRFLMENSEFLNKDKNRWMLMILEAVRGTSLYFQPQIRTKILNEGWASYWHEELFLSDDRISGHEVDFAIVNAKVTSMPRVGLNPYALGMRLFSYLEDLGNKGRISWNFSHLRDRAERAEFDEKTMSGRDYIFQVRENCSDSMFINSFVDQDFVDRHRLFVSGKRLNKERMTWQYYVKSRDAQQYKKMVLDSLYHPPSIEISVTEDNSLHLNHVFEEKPLVKEYIKGTLLGLEYLWGNQVYLDTSEATLRNTTGPAGRPQRTEKPPQEVSWRRVRYRMKDRMLSRKDLG; the protein is encoded by the coding sequence ATGGAACTGATCAGCCAGCATGCCAAGAAAATAATGGAAGGATGCAAGGAGAGGGCTCGGGGAAAGGGACTGAGTTTTCAGGATGAGAGCCTCGAATACATCGTCACCAACCGTGATCTTCTTGAACTTTCACCAAAAAATATGATTCCCACCCTCTATGACTACTGGGTGCAGGATGTTGAAGTACTCAAGGGGAAGGGCCGTTATGAGCTCTATCCCGGCAATCCCTACGAGACCGTGATCAACACCAGGCCCGCCATCTCTTTTTATAATGATAATAATCCCGACTGGCTCAACGTGATGATTTTTTATCATGTTATCGGACATATTGATTTCTTTCAGAATAATCTGTATTTCCGCCATACCTGGGATTATGATTTCGTCTCCCGCGCTCTCTCCGATAAACGGATGATAGCCAAGCTGCGTTCCGAGAAAGGGCGTTGGGTTGATTACATCATCGAGTTCGCCAGGGCCCTTGATAATCTCGTCGGATTTCATAAGGAACTGGCCAGGTTTTCCGGACCGAAGAAGGGGACCAAGCTGAAGAGGCTCGACTTCTATTTCGATATATTCCTGCAGCGCCAAAAAAAGGTTTCCGTTACCTCCTACGTCAAGGAGATTGAACGGTACAACTCCCTGGTAAAGGAAAATCCCCAAGAGGCGGAAAACCAGTTCATCGAATCGGTGCAGACTAAATTTGCCGAATTCGAATCGCTCTACTCCCAGTACCGTAAAGATAAAAAAACAGGAGGTCACCAGGACATTTTCCGGTTTCTCATGGAAAATTCAGAGTTTCTCAACAAAGACAAGAACCGCTGGATGCTGATGATCCTGGAGGCGGTACGTGGCACCTCTCTCTATTTTCAGCCGCAGATCAGGACCAAGATTCTCAATGAAGGCTGGGCCAGTTACTGGCATGAGGAGCTCTTTCTCAGCGATGACCGGATAAGCGGACACGAGGTCGACTTCGCTATTGTCAATGCCAAGGTAACCTCGATGCCCAGGGTGGGGCTTAACCCCTATGCCCTGGGAATGCGCCTCTTTTCCTATCTGGAGGATCTCGGTAATAAAGGAAGGATATCGTGGAATTTCAGTCATCTCAGGGATAGGGCGGAACGTGCTGAATTTGACGAAAAAACCATGAGCGGCCGTGACTATATTTTCCAGGTGCGGGAAAACTGTTCAGACTCCATGTTCATCAACTCCTTTGTAGATCAGGATTTTGTCGACCGGCATCGGCTTTTTGTCAGCGGCAAAAGACTTAACAAGGAGCGCATGACCTGGCAGTATTATGTCAAGAGCAGGGATGCCCAACAATATAAAAAGATGGTGCTTGATTCTCTCTATCACCCTCCCTCCATCGAAATCAGCGTTACAGAAGACAACAGTCTCCATCTCAACCATGTTTTCGAGGAAAAACCACTGGTGAAGGAATATATCAAGGGAACATTGCTTGGTCTCGAGTATCTCTGGGGAAATCAGGTTTATCTCGATACCTCGGAGGCGACACTGCGCAATACCACTGGTCCCGCAGGGCGTCCGCAGAGGACGGAAAAACCGCCGCAGGAAGTCTCCTGGAGACGGGTGCGCTATAGGATGAAGGACCGGATGCTGAGCAGAAAAGACCTGGGCTGA
- a CDS encoding DUF444 family protein, protein MKEKMEMLNRRLNDKKLTPKQKRIIELELRLIRENQERLKCAAPFIKRIWEYNDLDTLQDNVVMRMPMTFSQSIDDLIARDTQREKDGFPRKIRIGKMIKPSQDGAEKVVVVPTTVEEKLLHDQIRENEEESENEGGSGEGEEGEVIGEQPVREEQEGGEGGAGQGEGGSHETDTNAYDMGRILTEQFQLPNLKEKGKKRSLSRYVYDLTDKNRGFGQIIDKKATLKKIIETNIGLGRIKTGQIIEPRDLLISPADRIYRILSREKDYESQAVVFFLRDYSGSMHGNPTEMVVTQHVLIYSWLIYQYENHVETRFILHDTEAKEVKDFHTYYNLRVAGGTQVASAYRLVNEIVAQESLERDYNIYIFHGTDGDDWDTTGRETLPELEKMLTYANRIGITVAENGYGISGGTEVEKYLKKSGLLEEKKELLRLDVMKKESDEPRLIEGIKKLIS, encoded by the coding sequence ATGAAAGAAAAAATGGAAATGCTCAACCGGCGGTTGAATGATAAAAAACTGACCCCGAAGCAGAAACGCATTATTGAGCTTGAGCTCCGCCTGATCAGGGAAAATCAGGAAAGACTCAAATGTGCTGCGCCGTTTATCAAAAGAATCTGGGAATATAATGATCTCGATACCCTTCAGGATAATGTCGTGATGAGAATGCCCATGACATTTTCTCAGTCCATTGATGATCTGATTGCCCGGGACACCCAGCGGGAAAAAGACGGCTTCCCCCGCAAAATCCGCATTGGGAAAATGATAAAGCCGAGTCAGGACGGCGCCGAAAAGGTGGTTGTCGTCCCTACCACCGTGGAGGAGAAGCTGCTCCACGACCAGATACGTGAAAACGAAGAAGAGAGCGAGAACGAAGGCGGCAGCGGCGAAGGTGAAGAAGGAGAAGTGATCGGTGAACAGCCGGTGCGCGAAGAGCAGGAAGGCGGCGAGGGGGGTGCGGGCCAGGGAGAGGGCGGCAGTCATGAGACTGACACCAATGCCTATGATATGGGACGGATTCTTACCGAGCAGTTTCAATTACCGAATCTCAAGGAGAAAGGAAAAAAGCGTTCCCTGTCGCGTTACGTCTATGATCTTACCGACAAGAACAGGGGCTTTGGTCAGATCATAGATAAAAAGGCGACCCTGAAAAAGATCATAGAAACAAATATCGGCCTGGGCCGCATTAAAACCGGACAGATTATCGAGCCCCGGGACCTGCTGATCTCTCCTGCAGACCGCATCTATAGAATTCTCTCCCGTGAGAAGGATTATGAGTCACAGGCCGTGGTCTTTTTTCTGCGCGATTATTCCGGCTCGATGCATGGCAATCCCACCGAAATGGTGGTTACCCAGCATGTTCTCATCTATTCCTGGCTAATCTATCAGTATGAGAATCATGTGGAAACCCGCTTTATCCTGCATGATACCGAAGCAAAGGAAGTGAAAGATTTTCATACCTACTACAACCTTCGGGTGGCAGGCGGTACCCAGGTGGCCTCTGCCTACAGGCTGGTCAATGAGATTGTTGCCCAAGAGAGCCTGGAGCGTGATTACAATATTTATATCTTTCATGGCACCGACGGAGATGACTGGGATACCACGGGCAGGGAAACCCTGCCGGAATTGGAAAAAATGCTGACCTATGCCAATCGTATCGGCATAACGGTTGCCGAAAACGGCTACGGCATCAGCGGTGGCACCGAAGTGGAAAAATATCTAAAAAAATCGGGACTTCTCGAAGAAAAAAAGGAGTTGCTGCGCCTCGATGTGATGAAGAAAGAGAGCGATGAGCCGAGACTGATCGAGGGTATCAAGAAACTGATATCCTAA
- a CDS encoding response regulator yields the protein MRVLLIEDDEKIASFIEKGLKESGFLVDSAGEGNTGLSLALTNPYDAAVVDIMLPGLDGLSIIEEMRRRQVETPVLILSARQSVDDRVQGLQRGGDDYMIKPFSFSELLARLQALIRRDRSNSNSTLLEVGQLRMDLLRHEIYRGDKKIELPAKEYALLQYMMRNPDVVLSKTSILEKVYDYAFDPQTNVVDVLVCRLRNKVDKDFPRKMIHTVRGMGYVLRPQ from the coding sequence ATGCGGGTGTTGTTAATCGAAGATGATGAGAAAATCGCCTCGTTTATCGAGAAGGGACTGAAAGAATCGGGTTTTCTTGTTGATTCAGCCGGCGAAGGCAATACTGGACTTTCGCTGGCGCTGACCAATCCTTATGATGCCGCTGTGGTGGACATCATGCTGCCCGGTCTGGATGGCCTGAGCATAATAGAGGAGATGCGGCGGCGGCAAGTAGAGACTCCGGTGTTGATACTCAGTGCCAGGCAATCTGTTGACGACAGGGTTCAGGGACTGCAGAGAGGAGGCGACGACTACATGATCAAGCCCTTTTCCTTCAGTGAGCTGCTGGCCCGTCTTCAGGCGCTGATCAGGCGCGACAGATCCAACAGCAACTCCACTCTGCTGGAGGTGGGACAACTGCGTATGGATCTTCTCAGACATGAGATATACCGGGGCGATAAAAAAATCGAACTGCCGGCAAAGGAATATGCTCTTTTGCAGTATATGATGCGAAATCCGGATGTGGTTCTTTCTAAAACATCCATACTGGAGAAGGTGTATGACTATGCCTTTGATCCACAAACCAACGTTGTCGATGTTCTGGTGTGTCGCCTGCGCAACAAGGTGGACAAGGACTTTCCACGCAAGATGATCCATACTGTCAGGGGAATGGGGTATGTCCTCAGACCACAATAG
- a CDS encoding polyphenol oxidase family protein, translated as MLNDNTGGNVLPLLRKSFAGIVHGTVSRHGGVSKGLFAGNNIGFDIGDDADKVERNRERLRTGFGIRHLISSRQVHGDKIYHVRSLLSEGRLDGYDALTTDLADVGLMISHADCQAVLIYDTVRGVVAAVHNGWRGSVANILGKTVAAMNSEYGSLPQDLEIGVSPSLGPCCSEFVNYREELPHDFWKYLVKENHFDFWQITRRQLMRCGIRSESIAIAGICTSCSVDYFSYRRAVRLDYGITGRNGTVIAMVEEE; from the coding sequence ATGCTGAATGATAATACCGGGGGAAACGTGCTGCCGTTGTTGAGAAAATCTTTTGCAGGCATTGTTCATGGAACGGTATCACGCCATGGCGGAGTGAGCAAGGGACTCTTTGCCGGAAATAACATCGGTTTCGACATCGGTGATGATGCCGACAAGGTCGAACGCAACAGAGAACGGCTCAGAACCGGATTCGGAATCCGGCACTTAATCTCCTCCCGCCAGGTTCATGGCGATAAAATCTATCATGTTCGGTCACTGCTGTCTGAAGGTAGGCTTGACGGATATGACGCACTTACGACAGATCTCGCTGATGTCGGCTTGATGATCTCACATGCAGATTGCCAGGCTGTGTTGATCTACGATACGGTGCGCGGTGTGGTTGCTGCTGTTCATAACGGCTGGCGCGGCAGTGTGGCAAATATTCTTGGAAAAACAGTGGCAGCCATGAACAGCGAATATGGTTCACTGCCGCAGGATCTCGAGATTGGGGTTAGTCCGTCTCTGGGGCCATGCTGCAGTGAATTTGTGAATTACCGCGAAGAGCTGCCTCATGATTTCTGGAAGTACCTGGTGAAGGAAAACCATTTTGATTTCTGGCAGATTACCCGTCGGCAGCTTATGCGCTGCGGCATTCGCAGCGAATCCATCGCCATCGCCGGTATCTGCACTTCATGTTCCGTCGATTATTTTTCCTATCGAAGGGCTGTCCGTCTGGATTACGGAATTACCGGAAGAAACGGCACCGTTATCGCCATGGTGGAAGAAGAATGA